A region of the Zootoca vivipara chromosome 3, rZooViv1.1, whole genome shotgun sequence genome:
acacccagacaacaccattactggccccaacaacatccaacataccatctcaggactatttaattgctcatcctctaacattgtgtatgccatcaaatgccaacagtgcccttcagctctctatattggacaaacaggccaaaccctacgccaaaggataaatggacataaatctgacatcaggaaccagaagacagaaaaaccagtaggagaacacttcaatctcccaggacattctatacaagatctcaaagtagctgtcttactacaaaagaatttcagaaatagactggaaagagaagttgctgaattgcaacttatcaccaagctcaaaaccatggagggacctggtttgaacagagatatcgggttcttatctcattatacatgataagcgatcttcagccatctcaacccttgctttttcatgcaaaaccatttgcagtcgtttgcggtcatcaacagctatcagtcagtcaatcacccatttccaccacccttctgagtgatcccccctccccatccccacccctccccaccccttctctacataagtgcctggaaacttccatttcactgtatctgaagaagtgtgcatgcacacgaaagctcataccaaaataaaaacttagttggtctttaaggtgctactgaaggaatttttttattttacttcgatccagaccaacacggctacctacctgtaacctgaattAAAGGAAATGAGAAATATCTCCTTTATATTTCCCAAATGAGAAATATCTCTTTTTACTCTGTTCTCTTCTCATCTTTGATCCTCATTATGCCCATTCTACGTTATGGTTTGTTTTGGCAACCTGAATCATATTTGATAGGAAAGAGTTGGTGAGGGAAGAATTGAGGAAAGAATTCAAAATGTTGTAAGAAGCTGCTGGGCTGGCACAATACCACGTGAAGTTCAAAGAGCAAGATGGACAATGCTAGGACCAAAACCCAACTTACCACTGTGAACAACGAATATTCAGCCCATGCTTGGTATTGTAAGGAAAGACCCATTAGGCTTTGTTGGGTACTTGCACCCATTTAACTCGGGGAACAAAGTAAGGCCCTTAATTTTCCAGGAATATTTAGCGTTATGTGATCAAACTCACCCATCAGCATTTTTCTCTTTCAATAAACCTGCAGCTTCTATCAactttttctgcctctcctcttGCTTCTTTTGTTTGTCATGTGtctgggaagaaaaaaaataaacagccGACAACCAACCTGTTGGATGCTTTGACCTTTAATGCCTACGTTCTTTAAATTTAAAGGGTTATTCAAACTAGAAGTGCGGTGGGAAGTAAGATATGCACCACTGTTTTCCTCTGGGGGCACTCTCAGTGGACCATCACATGTAGACATCTTGCCTCTAAGCTCAAAATAATTTATATTAGGAGTGTgaaactgaagcactttccaaaaGCTTCACAAGCCGCAAAGTGCATTAGGAGCACTTTGGAAAGATGTTCCCCACACTCTAATCCTAACATCTGTTGAGCTAGTACAGAAAGGCTTAAACTCTTTGTTTGACGTACTCTACAACTGACTTCACACCATAAAATCCActgataagagttggaagggactccacaGGTCACCTAAAATATCACATTATTCTGGTGCAGGTAAACATGCATGGTGATTCTGAATAACTAGCAAGTGTAAATAAATTCAAAGGCACTGCAAAAAGAGTTTCGAGTTCTATCAAAAGACCCTGATGGCTGACATCAGTCTCAAATGAAGAGAGCataggacagtggtaccttggttctcgaaatGCTCAGCTAATGAACAAAACGGCTCCTGAACgttgaaaacccggaagtaggtgttccggttttcgaacgtttttcggaagccgattgtctgacgcggcttccgctggAGTGCAgaaagctgctgcagccaatcggaagctgcgtcttggttttcgaaccgttttgggagtcaaacggactttcggaacggattaagttcgagaatcaaggttccactgtaactatTCCACTAGTCACCGAAGCTATAGGGTGCCTCTGAGAAATGTTTTAACCTTTCAAGTGACTGTAAATCACTCTGGAAGTTGCAAAACTCATGGGTGGGACATCAAATCTTTCAAATAAATGAAAGACGAACACCACTTGGATCAATTCCAAAATGGCAACATTTCCTTGATGACAGTGCCTAAAAGTTAAGTCAGTAGATTCTTACTGTTCCCTTTGCTTTACTGTCTTCCAATGCATCGCTCTCCGTTGGAATGTCCATTATTTCTTGTTCTTCAGGCTGACTGTCTTCCGCAGCTATCTCAGTACCGCATTCTGTGTCTGCTTCTTGGACGGAAACTGGTTTGTCATCCAGCGAGCCATTGCTTTCTTCGGCCACTGCCGTAGTCTCTTCGGACTCTAAAGGCAGTTTCTTTAAAGAAAACGTACCGGAGAGGAGACTGTCCACTTTGCTGAGAGGGAAATCGTAAAGTGTTTGGAAGAAGGATCCTGGAAACCCAAAGCAGCTTGTGGCTGCTCTAACAGGTCCTCCTCCTGGGTACATCTGAATAATGGATCCATAACCTGCAAGCATGGACCAGAGTCATTACAACAAACATGGAGCCTCACACCACTGCACTGCGACAGGCTACATACCCATGCATGCTTATCAGAAAATGACTTGCACAAATATAAACACCAGCATGAGCAACACTTCACAGAAGTTTCACATCACATCAATTCAAACAATTGCTACTCAAGGCAGGGGCATTCAGTTTTGCACATTCAGTTTTAAATCAAGTATTGAAGGACGTGATGAGAACCCAAGCAACTTTGGGGTAATTACGCCAAAGGAAGGTTAGATTCCGGATAGGTGCATCAAACTGCTGCCTGCTCCACTCTGTCATGTGGCAAACCTGCTTTGAAGCTGAACTGAATTCCAAAAGCAGTTTGACAAGAGGCACCAGACGTGACCAGGAAaagacattatttttattttaaatttaaaagccACTGAACAGGCCCAAGCAGGCACATCTAAAGCAGCTCATTAGATACTGATTAAATATTCACCAGAGACCAACCCCCCTTGCAGTAAATAACAAGAGATAATGAAAAAACAGAAGTTCTAAAATTTCCCCTCGGCTGCTTACGCCAAAGAGGTTGTCAAGACAAAATAAAATGGCagatggtggggaggagagagacccGATGGTTTCAAGAAGCAGGGGAGAAACAAGAAAGCTCTAGCTTATGATTTATTCAGTTGTTAAGGGTAGAATACAAATAATTCAGTCCTTCCTCCATGATGGGAGTTGCTCACtctggctcctccccctcccctctctcccaaaagCATCTGACCCTATGGTGGCCCCCATGGTCAAATGCCTCTGTGTCGTGTTCTGGGGGGGCGGTGGATCATCTATGCTGTCTAATGAAGTGTCCGCTGGCTGCTCTGTCTCCCCCAACACTTCTCCTAACTCTGCATAACTTGGCTGTTAGCCTGTCTCTGATTTGTTATCTCCCCCATAGTTTGGCTGTAATTCAACATGGCCTCCCTCTTCCCTGTCAGCTACAGGAGAAGGGGCAGGCGAcctccacctctctctccctcctcttcattccagtccctgacacttatTCGTAAGAGTGATTTTTGAGCATGAACTCCTTAGACCTAAAGAAGATATAAGACTCATGTTTTCAAAAAAAGGTCAAATAAATATGTTACCACAGAAGCAGGactatggaagaagaagaagaagaagaagaagaagaagaagaagaagaagaagaagaagaagaagaagaagaagaagaagaagaagaagaagaagaagaagaagaagaagaagaagaagaagaagaagaagaagaagaagaagaagaagaagaagaagaagaaaagagtttggatttgatatcctgctttatcactacccggagtctcaaagcagctaacattctcctttcccttcctccccccacaacaaacactctgtgaggtgggtggggctgagaggcttcagagaagtgtgagtagcccaaggtcacccagcagctgcatgtggaggagcggagacgcgaatccggttccccagattacgagtccaccactcttaaccacaccaccacactggaaTGTGTTCCAcattcccatttaaaaaaaaccccacgacCACGAACTTCTGCATACTGCAGCCTGCTATTCTTACCTCCCATTCGCTCCATTATAGCACCTAGAACCAATCCAGCGCAGGTTTCCATTACAATCATCTTATTGCCAGCACGGACGTTTCCCCAAGTCAGCATCTGGGCTAAAGTATCGTATCGCAGATAGctgagaaaggaaaaacaaagtcCACTTTATTATCAGCACatgacaacgacaacaacaacaattttattatttgtatgcccccccccatctgactgggttgtcccagccactctggacggctcccagcagaatattaaaaacacgataaaaccaAAACCTCGAAGTTGTTATCAATCCATGATTCTGCTCAGCTCCTTTATGTTAGAAATACAAAAAGCtagagaaggaattggcaagttAAGGATACGGTGACTAAATGTTATAGGAAAATATACAGGACTGTAGAGCAGGATTGGGCAGGGTGAGGACCCACCCACTCAGTGTTACGTGGTTGCCAACAGGGCAATACAGTACTTGATTATAGTAGCCAACTAATATATAGATTAGCAAATGTAAGACTTATTTTAAATCACTGATGGAAATCAATCCTCTCAAGAAGTTAAGATCAAGTCACCCTGCTCCATGCAGGGGCTAATGGACTCACAGGCTCACAACACGAAGTTGGTCAAAACTGCTTTTTTGGTCCATCCAATGCTAGGATTCAGACACCCACTAACATGCCACAAATATTACTGTCTTAGGTGCTGGCTGAAGCAATAAGGAACACAAATCAAGCTATACACAACGCAAATAACTGCTATTCTATGTCGTCAGTGTTTGGACAAACCTTGGTTTccgctcatggtttgtctggagagagTAAACTATGAGACCAGACTCAGATGATACACTAAGCCAAATCCCACcttattaaaaacacgacaaaacaaaAATTTTGAAGTTGTTATTTATCCATGATTCCGTTCTTGACTTAGCTCCTTTATGTTAGGAATGCAAAAAGCTAGAAGTCAGAGCGAAATGACCGGGGAAGAGCTCTTCTCCAGGAGCACCTAAGTTTGCTTGTTtgtgctaagctatggtttggcttggtGTTAAGTGTAAACTGAGCCATAGTCAACATAGCAAATCTCCTACATCAGCTTTTAAGTTCTACCCTTGTAGAACCttctacaaaagaaaagaaaaagaaaaagaaaaaaaagatatgtTGATACTCAGATTCAGAATGTATAATATTTAACATGCATTCACAAAACATTATAGGTTGTGTTCTTTCAGGTGAAGGCTCTCAAGTTTAATACACCAGGTTTCCCATATGACAGAAATAAATTGAGCCTTACTTTATTTTTCCTGGTTCCCTTCCATAGTACATTGTTGACAGAATACGTGTTGATGGCTTTACGATTGTAATAACCGCCTCATATCTGAAAGCAAAGCACAGCAATCGTGTTTTAAACTTAAAGCACAGATAATTTGTGAGCCACAATATACCGCTCCTGCTTTCTAATTTGAAacttactttttcttctttttcttgatgTATTTATGTTGGGCAAATTCCGTCTTGTCTCTGAACGTGGTGCTGTTCTCTATCAATTGTTGAACTATTTCCTTTAAGAGAGAGGTATGTCAGCATTGCCTCCCTACATTATACTTActtgaaaaagagaaagaaagttttCACATTTAAACCAGAGTTTAAACCACATTTAAACcagagtgggacccaggtggcgctgtggttaaaccactgagcctagggcttgctgatcagaaggtcagcggttcgaatccctgtgacggggtgagctcccgttgcttggtcccagctcctgccaacctagcagttcgaaagcacgtcaaaatgcaagtagataaataggaaccgctacagcaggaaggtaaacggcgtttccatgtgctgctctggtttgccagaagcggctttgtcatgctggccacatgacctggaagctatacgccggctccctcggccaataatgcgagatgagcgcgcaaccccagagtcggtcacgactggacctaatggtcaggggtccctttacctttacctttacacaagcAATGTCTAATGAAAGTAAGCACTTTTGGTTGAAAAGCGGTTTTCGGTAGCATATACTTAACCtcctgggggaggaagagaagaaatgcGCTTGGCAAACACGCTGCCACAAAACAAACAATCCAGGGACTTCACTCTTCCTGAGGATCACAGCAGGCAAGATTACTTATGTGCCAACCATGCACCCCAAGGAGAGAAGCAGATCCACTGGATTTTTCGATGATGGAATGAAAGGTCTTTTCATTTCACATCAGGGCCACATGGCCCTGCATCCAGCCAAGAGCCAGCTGGGAAGGAAAAGATCACTATGTGAGACCTACAGTTGCCAACCAGGGAAGACAATATCATGTCAAGTCAGCAGCCTATGTTCCTAATGGGGTTGCCTCTGAAGACGgatcagaaacttcagctggtgcagaattcagcagccaggctgcTCATTGAGGCAACATAGTTTGAGCACATAACtatggttgccatatgtctggaactTTCAGGACATAGCTGGTAttactttcaaaaaacaaaacaaaaacttttgcccaaaaaaaagttcaacaagttttgtgtccggattttcactctttgaaatacggcaaccctaataTAACACCAATCCAAGCCCAACTGAACTGGCTGCCAATCAGCTTCCAGGGCCAATACTGGAATttacctataaagctttaaacggCTCAGGCCTGCAATACCTCGAGGACCGCCTCTCTTCGTATAAACCGACCGTCATCTGAGGCCCCTCCTCCTGCCCAAGAGGTCTGGATGGTGGCAAAATGAGAAtgggctttttctgcagtggcctcCTTTTcgtggagtgctctccccagggaggctcacctgggccTTCATTTCATACCTTCAGGTGCCAGACAAAAAAAatccctcttcttccaggcctttgttTAACTAGCCAATCTATGGGCTTTTaaactagggagggggggtcttgtttttgtttgttactatggtgttttttgtgtttttatattgtaaagtaCCCAGTGATCTttaggtgaagggcagtatagaaatgttaaTAGTAAAGTAATAGTAATGGCACAGAGGTGCACTGATGGGAGAGGGATCGTGCCAATGCTGTTTTTACATTAGAATGCATCTTCTTTAGAAATATGGTTTTCAAACGTGTGTCTTTAAAGGTGGGGAAGCAATGTTGTGTATGTGGGAAAAGGCAGAAGAAGTTACTTTTAGATTCCAGCCTTGTGGCACAACTCTACATGGCTTCCGTCAACCTCAGAATGCATCAGATAAAGCAAACTGTCTAGCATTGTATCTCACAGTCAGAAGAGTGTGCTGGATAGAATCACAATTGTTAGTTACCTGTCCTTTAATGCCTTTATCCTTCAAAGCCTTTATATCATCATGAGTCAGTTTTTGAGACTTTCCGTCATCAACTATATTACGATTATCTGCACCCGCTTCTTTCGTTTCTGAAAACCAAAGCACATATAAAATTGTGAAATAGCAGTGGCGAAAGGTGCAGAATAGTCTTATTAGAGCTATTTTTAAAGCCATAAAAGCTGGGGTTCCAAAACTGTCAGCCACAGTTTCCCAGTTCGGACaaaacaggaaactatggttagttaagagcaggggttcccaaattaaggcccgggggccaaatgcggcccaatcaccttctaaatccggcccgcggacggtccgggaataagcatgtttttacatgagtagaatgtgtatctgggttatttgtggggcataggaattcgttcatttttttcttttccaaaatatagtccaccccccccacaaggtctgagggacagtagaccggccccctactgaaaaagtttgctgacccctggttaagaGTCTTCCTGCTTTGATTCTTCACATCATAAAGGGAAAAGATTCAGGTTCAATATATCTTGGCTTATTAAGATGAATTATTCCCACTGGAATAAGGTCATTCAGTTCTCCAAGTCAGAGCCTGTGACTTGGGAAATGCTGGGCCACTGTGTTGCAGACATTACCTCCAGACAGTTCCCAATCTTTTATCAGACAACTAATTTATTTCCTCCTGACTATTTCCAGCTTGAAGTGTAGCTGGACTGATGCCTCCCCCTCACTTTTGCCAAACAGCAGAGCTGAATCAATGCTGACTCTATACtatacaaatattaaaaagaaaacaaaatagccCTCTCAGATAACCTCTGCCCTCACCCTGCAAAGGCTACACTTTGGTCAGATGTGCCAAATTATTACGCAGAACTGCACATACCATTTTTATGCCACAAAACTATTTGCTGGTTTTCTCTTACCTGTGGCAGCCTCTTGCACCCTGTTCTTTGGCTGAAGGGCCCCACCGCTGGTCACTTCAAATGTTGTTCCATAGATATGCCCAATAGCATTATCCAGACAGAACCACTGTTTTTCAAATACGATTTTTCTAAGAGGAAAGTTAGAAGTAAAGCAACCTGAACGTTGTGGGATATGAACTTCCAAAAGCAATCAAAAACTAAGTAGATGTGAAATGCAACACATTCAAGTCCAGGTTAAAATGTAAGCAGACAGTAATAGTGTGAATAGCTTCTTGTGGGCATCTGGAAGTATTTCCTGAACTATGCAAGATTAGCAGTTTCGACATGCATCCACGGGAGCAAAACAGTTAATTTAGTTTCATTTTCTAGTCTCTCTATTAGCAGTTGGTTAAGCCTGGGAAGGAACCAGAAGAAGCCTGCAAACCTCAAACAGCCTCAGTTCTGCCTCTGACTTCCAATACTAATACTGTACTGGTTCATATTGCAGAGCTGTCATATACcacagccccttcatggatcaatgccttgtcgtggcgaaggggcttgaataactcagagaagctatgagctatgccatgcagggccacccaagttggacaggtcatagtggagagttttgactaaacgtgatccacctggagaaggaactggcaagccactccagtatccctgccaagaaaactccatggacaaagacaacaggcatataaaagttatgacgctggaagatgagcccctcaggtcggaaggcgtccaacatgctactgaggaagagcggaggacaagtacaagtagattcagagctgatgaagcggctgggccaaagccgaaaggacactcagttgcggatatgcctggaagcgaaaggaaagtccgatgctgtaaagaaaaatattgcataggaacctggaatgtaagaaccatgagtggaggtaagctggatgtggtcaaaaatgagatgacaagaataaatatcgacatcctgggcatcagtgaactaaaatggaagggaatgggcgaattcagttcgggtgactatcatatctactactgtgggcaagaatcctgtagcagaaatggagtggccctcatagtcaacaaaagagtggcaaaagctgtaatgggatgcaatctcaaaaatgacagaatgatctcgatacgaatccaaggcagaccttttaacatcacagtaatccaagtttatgcaccaactaccggtgctgaagaaagtgaaattgaccaattctatgaagacctacaacaacttctagaaatgacaccaaagaaggatgttcttctcattacaggggattggaatgctaaagtagggaatcaagagataaaaggaacaactggcaagtttggccttggagttcaaaatgaagcagggcaaaggctaatagagttctgtcaagagaacaagctggtcatcacaaacactctcttccaacaacacaagagacgactctacacatggatatcaccaaatgggcagcatcgaaatcagattgattatattctctgcagccaaagatggagaagctctatacagtcagcaaaaacaagacctggagctgactgtaactcagatcatcagcttcttatag
Encoded here:
- the TRMT6 gene encoding tRNA (adenine(58)-N(1))-methyltransferase non-catalytic subunit TRM6 — protein: MEGSPDPASPGVIREGDFAVLKRDEVFKAVAVARRRKIVFEKQWFCLDNAIGHIYGTTFEVTSGGALQPKNRVQEAATETKEAGADNRNIVDDGKSQKLTHDDIKALKDKGIKGQEIVQQLIENSTTFRDKTEFAQHKYIKKKKKKYEAVITIVKPSTRILSTMYYGREPGKINYLRYDTLAQMLTWGNVRAGNKMIVMETCAGLVLGAIMERMGGYGSIIQMYPGGGPVRAATSCFGFPGSFFQTLYDFPLSKVDSLLSGTFSLKKLPLESEETTAVAEESNGSLDDKPVSVQEADTECGTEIAAEDSQPEEQEIMDIPTESDALEDSKAKGTTHDKQKKQEERQKKLIEAAGLLKEKNADGLIVASRFHPAPLLLSLLEFVAPSRPFVVYCQYKEPLLECYTKLREKGGVINLKVSETWLRNYQVLPDRSHPKLMMSGAGGYLLTGITVINENIKSGDCSEQTDEEPTSKKRKLQEQR